In uncultured Methanobrevibacter sp., the genomic window TTTGTAAATGAAACCAGTTTTATACAAGTCAAACTTAAAGTATCCTTTTGGGTAAAAGATTATGACAGTGATGATAGGTGGAAGTTAATAATCTCTGCTAGAGATAAATATAAAGTAATAATAACCAACGATATTAGAAAATATATAGTTATGATGGGTGAAAAAAAATGAGTAGTTCAATACAAGAAGAAATTTTAAGATTAAAAGAAGAAAAAAATGCTATAATATTAGCACACAATTATCAGCCTAAAGAAATTCAGGAAATTGCCGACTTTCTTGGAGATTCATTAGAATTATGTATAAAAGCATCCGAAATTGAAGACAAGGATTTAGTAATATTCTGTGGCGTTGATTTCATGGCAGAAACTGCTTTTATATTAAATCCTGATAAAAAGATTGTTATTCCAAATTTAGAAGCTGAATGTCCTATGGCACATATGCTTCCAGAGGAAGTATTGCTCGAAGCTAAAAAAGAACATCCTGATGCAGGAGTTATTCTTTATGTAAACAGTATTGCCGAGGCCAAACAGCATGCAGATACATTATGTACTTCAGCAAATGCTGTTAAAGTTGCAGAAAGCTTGCCTCATGATAAAATCCTATTTGGACCTGATAAAAACCTTGGAACCCATGTAGCTGAAAAATTAGACAAGGAAATCATTCCTGTTCCAAAAGACGGACACTGTTACGTTCACAGATTATTCCATGTAGAAGATGTTGAACTTAAAAGAGAACAATACCCTAATGCAGAAGTAATCTGCCACCCGGAATGTGATATTAAAGTTCAAAAAGCCTGCGATAAAGTAATGTCAACAGGAGGAATGTTAAGATACATTGCTGAAAGTGACAAAGAAGAATTTATTATAGGAACTGAAATTGATATGATTACCAGAATCAATGCAGAAGTTCCTGGCAAAAAGTTATATCCTCTTCTTGAAGGGGCAATTTGTAACACAATGAAATTACACACCTTAGAAAAAGTAAGAGATGCATTAATCAACGAAGATCCTCAAATTGTTTTACCAAAAGAAGTTGCAGACAACTCCAGAAAAGCTGTCGAACACATGTTAAATGCTAGTTAAACTAGCATTAACAACTTATTTTTTAAACTGACTTATAAATGAAATTAATTCAGGTTCGATAGTAACATAATCATCCTGATTGAAATAATAATCTTCTCTTTCATCATCATATGTTAACACAATGGAATCCTTAACAAATTCTTTAAATGGAGCCATATCCAAATCAGAGTCAAAATAATTTTTATTTGTTCCAATAAACATTGATTTAGCTTTAATGTTAGACAACTTATCTACAACATTATATTCACTATCACAATTATTTCTGAATTTGAAATCATATAAATCTATAAACAAACATTCATCCATGAACTCATCAAATATTGATGAAAGATGATAATTTTCAATTTTATCGAATACCTTTTTAGATGCAGAATGAGCGAATAATAATGAATTTATAGCAACTAACGCTTTATTCATTGAAATGCCATAGTCTTCACAGTCATTATCAGCTGCCTCTATTATATTTTCAAAAGTTTTAGATAAAATAAATTTATAACCTGAAAGTTTTGCACAGCTGTTTAAAATAAAAATAAATTCCATCTCCTCAGGATATTCACAGGCCCAGGTCAATGCCTGAAATCCGCCAATACCTTCACCAAGCAGGCCCAAAACTTTGTTAATATTGAATTTCTCTGATAAAAATTGTCTTATAAAATTTACCCCATCCAAACAGGAATATATTGGAAAATCATCATTTAATCCTGTAGAAGACGGAGAACAAGAGCCCGGTATCCCTAATGAATGAACTGAAATAAAATAAAATTCCTCTGGAAAATCACTATTCTCCATAACATATTCCCTGGAACTTGATATAAATGAATAGGTTCCTTGAAATGTACGGAAAAACAATATTACATTGATTATATTACCTTCATCATCATATTTTGGAGTTCCAAAAGCTTCATATTCAACATCCACATTTTCAAGAACTCTGCCATAACTAAATTCAAAAGAATCCATTACATAATTACGAGTTTCATAAACTACCATATCCCAACACTCCTAACGGCACTCAACGCAATAATATTTAAATTCTCATAACCTACATGATTTATCAAAAAAATATGAAAAAGAAAATTTCATTGTTTAAACTCCTCTAAAAATTCTAAAAGAACGTCAGTAGCTATAGAATAATCATCTTCAGAAGTGTGATATTCTTTTGAATCAAAAATATGTATTTTAAGATTTTCAATTTTACCTTTTAAAGGATATATGTCATATTCCGGAGGATGATAAATATCCTCAGAAAAACTGATAATTAACGTTTTTGCTTTGATATTTTCCAATTTTTCTTCAACATCATATACTAAAACCGCATCATTTCTAAATTTAAAATCATAGATATCAACAAATAGTCCCTGATCAACAAAATCATCCATCAAAACATCAATCTCATCACGAGACATGTTTTGAAATACTTGTTTAGAAAAGTTATTCGAATACATTAATCTGTTGATTGAAATCATGACTCTAAATAATGATTCACTATAATTATCATCATAATATGCATCCGCCGAATCAATCATTGCATCCATAATCTTAGATGAAACATATCTATAACCATTTGTTTTATAAGAGCTAGATCCTAAAATTATGAAGTCCATTTCATCCGGATATTCGCATGCCCAAGTATATACTTCATATCCTCCAACTCCACTTCCTGCAATACCAAGAACATGTGTAATGTTGAACTTTTCAGCCAAAAATTGTCTTTTAAAATTTACACAGTCTTTTATCGAATATTGTGGGAAATCATACTTCAACTTGGATACAGATGGAGAACAGGATTCTGGAAATCCTAATGATGTAATGGAAATATAGAAAAATCCATAATCTGATAAAGCACCATTATTGCCAATTAATTGATATAAATCATCTATAGAAGCATGATTACCATTAAATTTATGACAATAAATAACTGCATTGACTATATTACCTTCATCATCATATTTTGGAGTTCCGCGAGTTGTATATTCAACCTGCACACCTTTAAGAGTTCTACCATATTCAAATTCAAACTCATTTAAAATATACTTTCCATAACCAAGTTCCGAATTTTCAATTTTCATATGTCTCATTAGAAAATATAATTTGATTCATATATAAAATTGACTGAAATATATTTTTACAACACACGAACAATCTAATGCAAAAAATCACATATCCTCTAAAAAACTTGAAAGAAATATATTCATTTCAATCTCTTCACGCGCAATAAAGTCGTCAATTCTCATTTTAGCGACATCACTTTGAAATGGATATAATTTTTCATTAAAATACATTTTAATTTTGAAAATATCTCCACAAATTTCAGTTTTTTCCGATAACTCACTATTTAGAAATTCCATTTGATTTAAAGACAAACCTGAAACTGAATATTCAATGAAATACTTTCCAGATTCCACACCATAATCAACAATTTCAACTATCATCAAAAATCACTCATGAATTCTTTAAGCTCATAGGAAATATTTTCAAGTTCATTAAAACACAAATGACCCAATTCAGAGTCCATAACTATCAATTCAGAATTTTTAATCATTTCAGACATTGGTATGCCGTCAAGTTCCGGCGGAAAATGAGGATCCTGTTTGCATGAAACAATCAAAACTTTCGATTTGATTTTATCCAAATCATCCTCAACATTATATTCCATACTAGCTTTATTGCAGTATTTTAAATCATAAATGTCAGTTTCAATCATTTCATTTCCAAAATCTTCAAACTCAATACTTAACTCTTCATTAGTTTTGCTTCTTAAGGCTTCCTTTGAAAGACCGAAGTTAAATTCTGCCAGACATGCAATTCTTAAAGTTCTGATTAGTGAATAAGTTAATTCACCTTTAGCATAATCAGGATCAGATTCAATAATCTCATCAACGAATCTTGAAAGAATGAAATCATGACCTGCAACCTTATAACTGCTTACTCCACAGATTATGAAATCCTGAAAATCAGGATATTCAATAGCTTGAGTTAAACCTACAAAACCCCCCATAGAATTACCAATCAAGCCCAAAACATGTGCAATATCAAATTTTTCAGCCAAAAATTGTTTCTGAAAATTAACAACATCAACAATTGAATATTTTGGGAAATTATTTTTAAGGCCAGTTAATGAAGGAGAACATGACCCTGATGAACCTAAAGCGGTTAAACTAATAAAAAAATATTTATTGGCATCAAATGGACAATTTTCAAATGTTAATGGTAAAATCTTATTGATGCCGCTGAAATTTCCAAGAGACCCTGAACAATAAAGAATTGCATTGCTGATTCTTCCATTCTCATCATATTTGGGAGTTCCAAATGTCATGTATTCAACTTTTACATCATTTAACACTTTACCATTTTGAAATTTAAATGAATCCATTATAAACTGCTTTTTTTCATTTTCAAAGAATTCGTCATCAAAAATATTAATGCCCCCATTAAAAATTGATAATTAATAATTATTTTAAAAACAAATTATTTAAAGTAATCTAAACAATGTTATTGTGATGAAATATAAAATTTTAGAAAAACCCAATAGCAATGATGCATATGACCTTGTTCATGAAGCTTTAAGAAAAAGAGCGACAATAACAATATTTGCCTGCTGTAAAGTCAATTATGAAGGCCGTGCATTAAGTGAATTAAACTGGGGAGAGCGAATCATTATGATAAAACCTGATGGTGCATTTTTAATCCATCAGGAAAAGAAAGTAGAACCTGTTAACTGGCAGCCTCCAAAATCAAAAACAAGAGCATACATTAAAAATGAAAATTTATTCTTGGAAAGCCACAGAAGAACTCCTAAAGAGTTATTAACCGTCGAAATAAGACAAATCCAATTTATCAATTACGCCAATATCGAAGATTTTGAAGAACTAGAACAGGCAGGATATGAAAAGGACATGGGCGATATGATTATGGACAAACCTCATATGATTGAAGAGGGATTTACTCCAACTGCCAGAGAATATAGTGTTGAACACGGATTTATTGATATTTTAGGAAAAGACAGCGACAATAATTTAATGATTTTAGAGCTGAAAGCACGTAAAGCAGGCGTAAGTGCAGTAAAACAACTCAAAAGATATCTTTTAGATTTTGAAAATACAGAAAATGATTATCTTAAAGAATGCCAATCACAAAAGAAAAAAATCCGAGGATTGCTTGTGGCACCGTCAATTATGGATGATGCACTTGAAATGATTGAGGAAGAGGGCATTGAATTTGTTTCAATCGAACCTCCTCGTGAGTTAAAAAGAGATAAAAAGGTAACATTAGACGCATTTTAGTCTAATGCATCTTCAATTTTTTTCAATTCATTTTCATAGAACTTTTTAGTGAAATCATTGGCAGGAGTTGAAGTTGTTACATGGCAGTCTTTTTGCAATTTATAAATCAGATACTCCTCCCCCTCAAGAGGAAGGGTACTGTCATCATCCAATAATTCCAGATTATCCAATTCAGAAAGGATATTATCGTATTCTTCAGCTTCAAGAGAAACAACATCATCCAACTCCATTTCCTGGACTTTAGGATTCAATTGCATTGCAATAGCTACAAATCCGTTAACTTTTTTATCAGAAATTGAAAATTCTGTGTTTCTAATTTCCTCCATTGAAAATTTAACATGATCAATAGTATTTTTAGTAGCTGGAATCTCACTAGATAAACCAATCTGATTTATTTCATAGCTGTTTTTCCAATCTCCAATTTTATAAACTGCATAATTTATATCATTAACATTAATGTTTTTTTCATCAACCATTTTATCACGACATTATAGAATATATTTTTATATAAATAAAAACATTATTATAAATATACATTAATTTATTATAAATGTAAATTCAATGGAGGTTAATTTGTGAAAAAATGTCCTGAATGTGGAAATCCTAGTTATGATGGTGCTCCAGTTTGTGGAAATTGCGGATATAACTTTCCCAAACCTAAAGTTAAAGCTCGCAGAAAGGATAGCATCTTTGAAAATGAACAAAGTTTTGCTCCTAAAAAAGAAAGCACAATCAGTATGGATCCAAAAGTTGATGCTTCAAAAAATAAAAATACGGAGAAAAAACCTTCCGGAGAACAAAGTACACTTGACATCATTAAAGAAAAAAAGCTCATTATAGGAATCATATTGCTTATTACTTTAATTGTAATTTGTGGAATTGTCCTTACAGGATCACATGATAAATCTACTCAAAGTTCCAGCAGTTTACTTGAATATAATGCTAATAACTTTGCTTTTAAATACCCTGAAAATTGGGAAAGGACAAATCTCAGTGACGCAGAACATGGCGACGCCATATTTTTCAAAGATGAAAATAATACACTTATAGAATATTATAATATCACAAGCAGTGCTAGTTCCCTGCAAGAGATTAATCAGCAAAGGATTAGTAATGCACTATTTGCAGGAGATATGGTTGAGCTTCTTGACAATAAAACAATAGATGGCACAAATGCATCAAATTTCATTGTCAAAAATGCTGATGGAAACTTCACAAGATATGTTTCTGTGCTAAATGATGGCAAATTGTATGTATTCAAAGTAACTGGAGATTCTATTGACTCTTTAAAAACCAATAGCATCGAGACAGTTATTAATTCCGCAGACATTATTTAAGTATGATTAATTTCATACTTACCTTTCTTATTTTAATAGGATTATTATGACAAAACTTAAGCTTGCTCTTTGTCAGATGAATGTAATCGATGATAAAGAAGCGAATCTAAAAAATGCTAGGCT contains:
- the nadA gene encoding quinolinate synthase NadA; translation: MSSSIQEEILRLKEEKNAIILAHNYQPKEIQEIADFLGDSLELCIKASEIEDKDLVIFCGVDFMAETAFILNPDKKIVIPNLEAECPMAHMLPEEVLLEAKKEHPDAGVILYVNSIAEAKQHADTLCTSANAVKVAESLPHDKILFGPDKNLGTHVAEKLDKEIIPVPKDGHCYVHRLFHVEDVELKREQYPNAEVICHPECDIKVQKACDKVMSTGGMLRYIAESDKEEFIIGTEIDMITRINAEVPGKKLYPLLEGAICNTMKLHTLEKVRDALINEDPQIVLPKEVADNSRKAVEHMLNAS
- a CDS encoding alpha/beta fold hydrolase, with the protein product MRHMKIENSELGYGKYILNEFEFEYGRTLKGVQVEYTTRGTPKYDDEGNIVNAVIYCHKFNGNHASIDDLYQLIGNNGALSDYGFFYISITSLGFPESCSPSVSKLKYDFPQYSIKDCVNFKRQFLAEKFNITHVLGIAGSGVGGYEVYTWACEYPDEMDFIILGSSSYKTNGYRYVSSKIMDAMIDSADAYYDDNYSESLFRVMISINRLMYSNNFSKQVFQNMSRDEIDVLMDDFVDQGLFVDIYDFKFRNDAVLVYDVEEKLENIKAKTLIISFSEDIYHPPEYDIYPLKGKIENLKIHIFDSKEYHTSEDDYSIATDVLLEFLEEFKQ
- a CDS encoding DUF5750 family protein — its product is MIVEIVDYGVESGKYFIEYSVSGLSLNQMEFLNSELSEKTEICGDIFKIKMYFNEKLYPFQSDVAKMRIDDFIAREEIEMNIFLSSFLEDM
- a CDS encoding alpha/beta fold hydrolase, producing MDSFKFQNGKVLNDVKVEYMTFGTPKYDENGRISNAILYCSGSLGNFSGINKILPLTFENCPFDANKYFFISLTALGSSGSCSPSLTGLKNNFPKYSIVDVVNFQKQFLAEKFDIAHVLGLIGNSMGGFVGLTQAIEYPDFQDFIICGVSSYKVAGHDFILSRFVDEIIESDPDYAKGELTYSLIRTLRIACLAEFNFGLSKEALRSKTNEELSIEFEDFGNEMIETDIYDLKYCNKASMEYNVEDDLDKIKSKVLIVSCKQDPHFPPELDGIPMSEMIKNSELIVMDSELGHLCFNELENISYELKEFMSDF
- the nucS gene encoding endonuclease NucS, translating into MKYKILEKPNSNDAYDLVHEALRKRATITIFACCKVNYEGRALSELNWGERIIMIKPDGAFLIHQEKKVEPVNWQPPKSKTRAYIKNENLFLESHRRTPKELLTVEIRQIQFINYANIEDFEELEQAGYEKDMGDMIMDKPHMIEEGFTPTAREYSVEHGFIDILGKDSDNNLMILELKARKAGVSAVKQLKRYLLDFENTENDYLKECQSQKKKIRGLLVAPSIMDDALEMIEEEGIEFVSIEPPRELKRDKKVTLDAF
- a CDS encoding PsbP-related protein, with translation MKKCPECGNPSYDGAPVCGNCGYNFPKPKVKARRKDSIFENEQSFAPKKESTISMDPKVDASKNKNTEKKPSGEQSTLDIIKEKKLIIGIILLITLIVICGIVLTGSHDKSTQSSSSLLEYNANNFAFKYPENWERTNLSDAEHGDAIFFKDENNTLIEYYNITSSASSLQEINQQRISNALFAGDMVELLDNKTIDGTNASNFIVKNADGNFTRYVSVLNDGKLYVFKVTGDSIDSLKTNSIETVINSADII